A single genomic interval of Zingiber officinale cultivar Zhangliang chromosome 4A, Zo_v1.1, whole genome shotgun sequence harbors:
- the LOC121969839 gene encoding uncharacterized protein At4g06744-like, with the protein MPTHAHKQTGFDSGRKQRKEGSEEGRKRAFQQMAYGRVVLLLLLFALLFASSLCGSPTIAPERKAIEISIGVGNETEFLNDKQYKAYIVIQRFKKIITCDPGGVTNSWVGPRPCNYQGFHCGAPEDSPDEPTIAAVDFNGYNLSAPSVSGFLDHLPDLAFFHSNSNNFSGPIPDLSGLRYLRELDVSNSAHTGAFPAAVLSLRNLIFLDIRFNLFAGAVPASVFNLGLDVLFLNDNNLNKPLPAAIGSSPVAYLTLANNGFTGPIPRSISKASKTLIEVLLLNNNLSGCLPQEIGLLSVATVFDAGSNRITGPIPWSFACLLKVEQLNLAENLLYGEVPDLVCRLATDGNLANLSLSGNYFTWLGHSCWGLIDAGVLDVRRNCILGLPEQRPPTECARFLLRAKYCPFRYEVPCSLTTCAVKAAAPPRYVTYEALRPPPRN; encoded by the exons ATGCCAACACATGCACACAAACAAACAGGCTTCGACAGTGGCAGAAAACAGAGGAAGGAAGGAAGCGAGGAAGGAAGGAAGCGAGCATTTCAACAAATGGCTTACGGGAGAGtcgtcctcctgctgctcctgTTCGCGTTGCTCTTCGCCTCCTCCCTCTGTGGCTCTCCGACCATTGCGCCTGAGAGAAAGGCCATCGAGATCAGCATCGGCGTCGGCAATGAGACCGAATTCCTCAACGACAAGCAGTACAAAGCGTACATTGTGATCCAGCGGTTCAAGAAGATCATCACCTGCGACCCCGGCGGGGTGACCAACTCCTGGGTGGGCCCCCGGCCTTGCAACTACCAGGGGTTTCACTGCGGCGCCCCGGAGGACTCCCCCGACGAGCCGACCATCGCTGCCGTCGACTTCAACGGCTACAACCTCAGCGCCCCCTCCGTGTCTGGCTTCTTGGACCATCTCCCGGACCTCGCCTTCTTCCACTCCAACTCCAACAACTTCTCCGGCCCCATCCCCGACCTCTCCGGGCTACGGTACCTCCGTGAGCTCGACGTCAGCAACAGCGCCCACACCGGCGCCTTCCCCGCGGCCGTCCTCTCTCTCCGCAACCTCATCTTCCTCGACATCCGCTTCAACCTCTTCGCCGGCGCTGTCCCGGCCTCCGTCTTCAACCTCGGCCTCGACGTGCTGTTCCTCAACGACAACAATCTCAACAAGCCACTGCCGGCCGCCATCGGAAGCTCGCCCGTCGCGTACCTTACCCTGGCCAACAACGGCTTCACCGGCCCAATTCCACGGTCGATCTCCAAAGCTTCGAAAACCTTAATTGAG GTGCTCCTCCTCAACAACAATCTCTCCGGCTGCTTGCCTCAGGAAATTGGATTGCTGAGCGTCGCGACGGTCTTCGACGCTGGATCCAACCGTATCACGGGGCCGATTCCCTGGTCCTTTGCCTGCCTCCTCAAGGTGGAGCAGCTCAACCTGGCGGAGAACCTGCTCTACGGCGAGGTGCCAGATCTGGTGTGCCGGCTCGCCACGGACGGCAACTTGGCTAATCTATCTCTCTCGGGAAACTACTTCACCTGGCTAGGGCACTCCTGCTGGGGCTTGATCGACGCCGGAGTGCTGGACGTGAGGCGGAATTGCATACTAGGTCTGCCGGAGCAGAGGCCGCCGACGGAGTGCGCGCGCTTCCTGTTGCGGGCGAAGTACT